A DNA window from Endomicrobiales bacterium contains the following coding sequences:
- a CDS encoding HAD-IIIA family hydrolase: protein MVRNATVNKSPAVFLDRDGTLIQEKNYLRRIADLKFIKGAIEAIKLLRTKGFKIFIVTNQSGIARGYFSEKKLLQIHDSLEKKLSQKGTWVDGIYYCSHGPDDNCSCRKPKTAMVKRAQREHKINLKKSYVIGDHPADFMLAKNMGGKGVLVLSGHGKYGHKNTLSKNSVQKPDKITKNILSAAKWIVKDCSIVILLITFFVLTSFGIDVSTKSYTIKYGNTLYIPPAPIENIQVDQEVISTQIAPTEFIWRTEKNSAFGSNEKLEFSVNWKFINVGSAKMQVMGVDEVSKREAYHIYTEANTAPFFDTFFKVRDTNESWIDTQSLCTLKFASHISEGGYKKNETTIYDQPNGKFSCIEEPNKAGNIPLWVQDVLSALYYLRTKELEVGKSYSIDAHTGNSAWPLTVEVVKKEKVKVTAGEFECFVVIPAVRENAGIFQAKGKLWVWLTADSRKMPVLLRSKIAIGSIYAILEKYSN from the coding sequence TTGGTTAGAAATGCTACAGTTAATAAAAGCCCCGCCGTCTTTTTAGACAGGGACGGAACATTAATTCAAGAAAAAAACTACCTGCGGCGCATAGCAGATCTGAAATTTATAAAGGGTGCCATTGAGGCGATTAAACTTTTGCGTACCAAAGGGTTTAAAATTTTTATTGTTACAAATCAATCTGGTATAGCAAGGGGCTATTTTAGCGAAAAAAAACTTTTACAAATTCATGATAGCTTAGAAAAAAAACTGTCCCAAAAAGGGACTTGGGTTGATGGTATTTATTACTGCTCTCACGGGCCAGATGATAATTGCTCTTGCAGAAAACCAAAAACTGCAATGGTTAAAAGGGCTCAAAGAGAGCACAAAATAAACCTAAAAAAATCCTATGTTATTGGTGATCATCCTGCCGATTTTATGCTTGCAAAAAATATGGGTGGAAAGGGGGTTTTAGTGCTAAGCGGGCATGGTAAATACGGACATAAAAACACCCTGTCAAAAAACAGCGTCCAAAAGCCTGATAAAATAACAAAAAATATTCTTAGTGCTGCAAAGTGGATTGTTAAAGATTGCTCAATCGTAATATTGTTGATTACATTTTTTGTGTTAACTTCATTTGGTATTGATGTATCAACTAAAAGCTATACAATAAAATATGGCAACACACTCTACATACCGCCTGCTCCAATAGAAAATATTCAAGTTGATCAAGAAGTTATAAGTACGCAGATTGCGCCGACAGAGTTTATTTGGCGCACCGAGAAAAACAGCGCTTTTGGCTCAAATGAAAAATTAGAATTTTCGGTTAATTGGAAGTTTATAAATGTCGGCTCAGCAAAAATGCAGGTAATGGGTGTAGACGAAGTTAGCAAAAGAGAAGCATATCATATTTATACCGAGGCAAATACTGCCCCATTTTTTGACACATTTTTTAAAGTGCGCGATACAAATGAGTCTTGGATAGACACTCAAAGTTTATGCACTCTTAAATTCGCCTCACATATCTCTGAGGGTGGCTATAAGAAAAATGAAACCACAATTTACGATCAGCCAAATGGAAAGTTTTCATGTATTGAGGAGCCCAATAAAGCTGGCAATATACCGCTTTGGGTGCAAGATGTGCTTTCGGCTCTTTATTATCTAAGAACCAAAGAACTTGAAGTTGGCAAAAGTTATAGTATTGATGCTCACACAGGTAATAGTGCATGGCCGTTAACTGTTGAAGTTGTAAAAAAGGAGAAAGTTAAAGTTACCGCGGGCGAGTTTGAGTGCTTTGTAGTTATACCTGCTGTGCGTGAGAATGCCGGCATATTTCAGGCAAAGGGAAAACTTTGGGTTTGGCTTACTGCCGATAGCAGAAAAATGCCGGTTTTATTGCGTTCAAAGATAGCCATTGGCTCCATTTATGCCATACTTGAAAAATATTCAAACTAA
- a CDS encoding glutamine synthetase III gives MKKSKNVNTKTGIEKLYGENVFGLKNMHKYLSPKTFASLSATIKEGRTIDCKIADEVAVAMRKWAVAKGATHFTHWFQPLTGTTAEKHDSFISTDGEGGVVMKFSGKELIQGEPDASSFPSGGLRATFEARGYTAWDPTSPAFVKESETGAVLCIPTAFYSYNGEALDKKTPLLRSIDALSKQLLRVGKLFGVKSQGIRPYATLGPEQEYFLIDKEFYLQRLDLIQTGRTLFGARPAKHQQMEDHYFGAIKPRVLAFMEELDRELWKLGIPSKTRHNEVAPAQFEIAPIFEEQNHAIDHNMLTMETLRQVADKHGFVCLLHEKPFAGINGSGKHNNWSICGADGKNWLTPGDNPHENAKFLAVICALIRAIDKNAGLLRATVATAGNDHRLGANEAPPAIISIFLGEQLTDIIEQIEKGGAKTSKEGGTLEVGVTALPKLDRDVTDRNRTSPFAFTGNKFEFRAVGSNQSCSGSNIVLNTIMAESLDELCTELEAANTKGANFNQALQKILQKIVKNHKRVLFNGDNYTEDWHKEAEERGLPNLKNTPAALEEFAKPSAIELFEKYKVLSKVELHSRYEIYKEQYEKIIKFETGVSIDMVKTLIIPAVVKYQNELALAVANMKSVGQNIENTQSLLSEVSELFENGITELKKLERANGGHDALKMVDGMIELRRIVDALEGVMPRELWPMPTYAEMLFIM, from the coding sequence ATGAAGAAGTCAAAAAATGTTAATACCAAAACTGGTATTGAAAAGCTTTATGGTGAAAATGTTTTTGGTTTAAAGAATATGCATAAGTACCTTTCACCAAAAACTTTTGCATCTTTATCCGCAACAATTAAAGAAGGCCGTACAATAGACTGTAAAATTGCCGATGAAGTCGCTGTAGCTATGAGAAAATGGGCAGTAGCAAAGGGTGCAACACACTTTACTCACTGGTTTCAGCCACTAACCGGCACCACGGCAGAAAAACACGATTCATTTATTTCTACCGATGGCGAAGGCGGGGTTGTTATGAAGTTTTCCGGCAAAGAACTTATTCAGGGTGAGCCGGATGCTTCAAGTTTTCCTTCTGGCGGATTGCGTGCAACATTTGAAGCTCGTGGATACACAGCATGGGATCCAACCAGCCCGGCATTCGTAAAAGAAAGCGAGACTGGTGCAGTACTTTGCATACCAACAGCTTTTTATTCTTACAATGGTGAAGCATTAGATAAAAAAACACCACTGCTTCGTTCAATAGATGCTCTTTCAAAACAGTTATTGCGTGTTGGAAAACTTTTTGGTGTAAAGTCACAAGGTATCAGACCATATGCAACACTTGGACCGGAACAAGAGTACTTCCTTATTGACAAAGAGTTTTATTTGCAACGTTTAGACCTTATTCAAACAGGCAGAACGCTTTTTGGTGCAAGGCCGGCCAAACATCAGCAAATGGAAGACCACTATTTTGGTGCAATAAAACCGCGTGTGCTTGCTTTTATGGAAGAGTTGGACCGCGAACTTTGGAAGCTTGGTATACCTTCAAAAACAAGGCACAATGAAGTTGCACCAGCCCAGTTCGAAATTGCTCCGATATTTGAAGAACAAAATCACGCAATAGACCATAATATGTTAACAATGGAAACTCTTCGCCAAGTTGCGGACAAGCACGGTTTTGTCTGTCTCCTGCACGAAAAGCCATTTGCGGGTATAAATGGTTCTGGCAAACACAATAACTGGTCAATTTGCGGAGCTGATGGCAAAAACTGGCTTACCCCAGGTGATAACCCGCATGAAAACGCAAAGTTCCTTGCAGTTATTTGTGCTCTTATAAGAGCTATAGATAAAAATGCAGGTTTACTGCGTGCTACTGTTGCAACTGCCGGTAATGATCACCGTCTTGGTGCAAATGAAGCCCCACCTGCAATCATTTCTATATTTCTTGGAGAACAGCTCACCGATATCATTGAGCAAATAGAAAAAGGTGGTGCAAAAACATCAAAAGAAGGCGGCACTTTAGAAGTTGGTGTAACTGCATTACCAAAACTTGATCGTGATGTTACCGACCGCAACAGAACTTCTCCATTTGCTTTTACTGGAAATAAGTTTGAGTTCCGTGCTGTTGGTTCAAATCAAAGCTGCTCTGGTTCAAATATCGTGTTAAACACAATAATGGCTGAATCTTTAGATGAGCTTTGCACGGAGCTTGAAGCGGCAAATACAAAAGGAGCCAACTTTAACCAAGCTTTGCAAAAGATACTTCAAAAGATAGTTAAGAATCACAAGAGAGTTTTGTTCAACGGGGATAACTATACGGAGGATTGGCATAAAGAGGCAGAAGAACGCGGTTTGCCAAACCTAAAAAATACACCAGCAGCCTTAGAAGAGTTTGCGAAACCATCTGCTATAGAGTTGTTTGAGAAATATAAAGTTCTTTCAAAAGTCGAGTTGCACTCTCGCTATGAGATTTACAAAGAGCAGTATGAAAAAATAATAAAGTTTGAAACTGGTGTTTCTATTGACATGGTAAAAACTCTTATTATACCTGCTGTTGTTAAGTATCAAAATGAGTTGGCACTTGCAGTAGCAAATATGAAAAGTGTTGGTCAAAATATAGAAAACACACAATCTTTACTGTCAGAAGTTAGCGAGTTGTTTGAAAATGGTATTACAGAACTTAAAAAGCTTGAAAGAGCTAACGGCGGCCATGACGCGCTTAAAATGGTTGATGGTATGATTGAATTGCGCAGAATAGTTGATGCATTGGAAGGTGTAATGCCAAGAGAACTTTGGCCAATGCCAACTTATGCAGAAATGTTATTTATAATGTAA